In Chryseobacterium gleum, a single genomic region encodes these proteins:
- a CDS encoding EamA family transporter, which produces MSNSKNKWLIPLAFTNIYVIWGITFLAISFGLKGFPPFILSGLRFLVAGILMIGYLLSKGEKANSIINWKKNAITGILILTGGTGLVAWGEQYVTASEAAISIATGPFWFIAIDRKNWKYYFSDKFIPIGLVIGFVGLVLFLKGSVHANEAHAAVDGNLRITAFVVLGLSSIAWVLGSLYSKKNPASQSTFMNIAQQLIIAGLASFLIAFFRKEWTGFSVSAVPLSAWSGVLFLIFFGSIVAYLSYIWLLSVKPAALVSTHTYINPIVTVIAGWIIAHQSINGGQLYGLFVILLGVLLTNVTKYFKLSKRSKVKIRRIRRFLNRTGRPYQPI; this is translated from the coding sequence ATGAGCAATTCTAAAAACAAATGGTTGATTCCATTGGCGTTTACAAACATCTATGTGATTTGGGGAATTACGTTTTTAGCTATTTCATTTGGCTTGAAAGGTTTTCCTCCATTTATTCTTTCGGGATTAAGATTTCTGGTGGCGGGAATTCTGATGATCGGATATCTTCTTTCTAAAGGAGAAAAAGCAAATTCCATCATTAACTGGAAAAAAAATGCCATTACCGGAATTCTCATCCTTACCGGAGGAACCGGCCTTGTAGCCTGGGGAGAACAATATGTAACGGCTTCCGAGGCCGCAATTTCTATTGCAACCGGGCCGTTCTGGTTTATTGCCATCGACAGAAAAAACTGGAAGTATTATTTTTCAGATAAATTTATTCCGATCGGACTGGTCATCGGATTTGTGGGTCTGGTACTCTTTTTAAAAGGCAGCGTACATGCTAATGAAGCCCATGCAGCGGTTGATGGAAATCTTCGCATTACGGCATTTGTGGTGTTGGGATTAAGTTCTATCGCATGGGTGCTGGGCTCTTTATATTCGAAGAAAAATCCGGCGTCACAATCAACCTTTATGAATATTGCGCAACAGCTTATAATAGCGGGACTGGCTTCTTTTTTAATTGCTTTTTTCAGAAAAGAATGGACTGGTTTTTCGGTTTCTGCGGTTCCGTTATCTGCATGGTCCGGAGTGCTATTTTTGATCTTCTTTGGATCGATAGTCGCTTATTTGTCGTACATTTGGCTTCTGTCCGTAAAACCCGCTGCTTTGGTGAGCACCCATACCTATATCAATCCTATTGTAACAGTGATTGCAGGCTGGATTATTGCCCACCAAAGCATCAATGGAGGTCAGCTGTATGGTTTATTTGTCATATTGCTTGGAGTACTTTTAACGAATGTGACCAAGTATTTCAAACTTTCAAAACGGTCGAAGGTCAAAATCAGAAGAATTAGGAGATTTTTAAACAGAACAGGCAGACCTTATCAGCCTATTTAA
- a CDS encoding methionine ABC transporter ATP-binding protein: MIEIRNISKTFHQKKQSFKALDKVSLTIEKGDIVGIIGFSGAGKSTLIRTVNLLERPDEGQIIINGKDFTALNSKQLAEERKKIGMIFQHFNLLSSRTVFDNVALPLELDHTSKDQINRKVNELLKIVGLEDKANDYPKSLSGGQKQRVAIARALANDPYLLLCDEATSALDPATTQSILQLLRDINQRLGITVLLITHEMEVIKSVCNHVAVIDKGKLLTKGTLSEIISDRENPIIRQFINSDIMTLPQELISRLQKEPKDGLFPLIEIELNENVSVEQILSTLYNQYKIPYKLLKADVEYFGDSNFGKLLLQLQGGTEENQQAIYYFNQNKIQNTVKGYA; this comes from the coding sequence ATGATAGAAATCAGAAATATATCAAAAACATTTCACCAGAAAAAACAGTCTTTTAAAGCACTGGACAAGGTGAGTCTTACCATAGAGAAAGGAGATATTGTAGGAATTATAGGATTTTCAGGGGCAGGAAAAAGTACCCTGATCCGTACAGTGAATCTATTGGAAAGACCGGATGAGGGACAGATTATTATTAACGGAAAAGATTTTACTGCACTCAACTCGAAACAGCTGGCTGAGGAGCGCAAAAAAATAGGAATGATTTTCCAGCATTTCAATCTTCTTTCTTCAAGAACTGTTTTTGATAATGTGGCACTTCCTCTGGAGCTGGATCACACCAGCAAAGATCAGATCAACAGAAAAGTTAACGAATTACTGAAGATTGTAGGACTGGAGGATAAAGCCAACGATTATCCCAAAAGCCTATCCGGAGGACAAAAACAAAGGGTAGCTATTGCAAGGGCCCTGGCCAATGATCCTTATCTTCTTCTTTGTGACGAAGCCACCAGCGCACTGGATCCCGCTACAACACAGTCTATTCTTCAGCTTTTAAGAGACATCAATCAGAGGCTGGGAATTACGGTTCTTCTAATTACCCACGAAATGGAAGTGATCAAATCGGTATGTAACCACGTTGCTGTGATCGACAAAGGAAAATTATTAACAAAAGGTACATTAAGCGAGATTATTTCGGACAGAGAAAACCCGATCATCCGCCAATTTATAAATTCAGACATCATGACCCTGCCACAGGAACTCATCAGCAGACTTCAGAAAGAACCGAAAGACGGTTTGTTTCCGCTGATAGAAATAGAACTTAACGAAAACGTCAGTGTTGAACAAATTCTTTCAACACTATACAACCAATATAAAATCCCTTATAAACTTTTAAAAGCTGATGTGGAATACTTCGGAGATTCCAACTTCGGTAAACTTCTGCTGCAGCTTCAGGGTGGTACGGAGGAAAACCAACAGGCGATCTATTATTTCAATCAAAATAAAATTCAAAATACAGTAAAAGGATATGCTTAG
- the metI gene encoding methionine ABC transporter permease MetI, with product MLSDAVIALLAKGTWETVYMTFLSGFFGFVLGLPVGILLFLTRKGQLLENTFYHRGLSIIVNIFRAIPFIILIVWMIPFTRVLAGTSIGVNAALVPLSVGAAPFIARLVENSLIEVPHGLIETARALGASPLQIIRKVLLPEALPSLINNATITLITLVGYSAMGGAVGAGGLGQVGYQYGYIGYDIVIMNTVLILLVLLVFIIQFMGDRLSKRFDHR from the coding sequence ATGCTTAGTGACGCGGTAATTGCCCTTTTGGCAAAAGGAACCTGGGAAACGGTTTACATGACATTTTTATCCGGCTTTTTCGGTTTTGTGCTGGGACTTCCGGTAGGAATCCTGTTGTTTTTAACCAGAAAAGGCCAGCTGCTGGAAAATACTTTTTATCATAGAGGACTTTCTATTATCGTTAATATCTTCCGTGCGATTCCTTTTATTATTCTGATCGTATGGATGATCCCTTTTACCAGAGTTTTAGCAGGAACTTCTATCGGAGTGAATGCCGCTTTGGTTCCTCTGAGTGTGGGAGCAGCACCTTTTATTGCGAGACTTGTAGAGAACAGCCTTATTGAGGTTCCTCATGGACTTATAGAGACTGCGAGAGCATTGGGAGCTTCGCCGCTACAGATTATCAGAAAAGTTTTGCTTCCTGAAGCACTTCCTTCATTAATCAACAATGCAACCATCACTTTGATTACCCTTGTAGGTTACTCCGCAATGGGAGGTGCTGTTGGAGCCGGAGGACTTGGCCAGGTGGGCTACCAGTATGGATATATCGGATATGATATTGTTATTATGAATACAGTTTTGATTCTGCTGGTTCTTTTGGTTTTCATTATCCAGTTTATGGGCGACAGATTGTCAAAAAGGTTTGATCACAGGTAA
- the metQ gene encoding methionine ABC transporter substrate-binding lipoprotein MetQ, whose product MKRIKIFSLVAAGILLFSACSGRKDDPNFIRVGITYGPEQEIAEVAKKVAKDRYNLEVELIPFNDYVVPNEALTNGDIDANAFQHIPYLTEQSKQRGYNLVPVGNTFVYPIVAYSKKIKNISELQDGSTIVIPNDPTNGGRSLLLLQKNGLLKLKAGVGLLPKVTDITENPKQLKIMEIEGAQIPRVLDDRDVVVGVINNNFAAQAGLDQEKQGVLVEDKDSPYVNVVVARPDNKNSQKVKNFVKAYESPEVEKKAKEIFKGGAVKGWD is encoded by the coding sequence ATGAAAAGAATAAAAATTTTTAGTTTAGTAGCTGCAGGGATATTACTGTTCAGTGCTTGTTCTGGAAGAAAGGACGACCCGAATTTCATCCGTGTCGGGATCACTTATGGTCCTGAACAGGAAATTGCTGAAGTGGCGAAAAAAGTAGCTAAAGATAGATACAATCTGGAGGTGGAACTTATTCCCTTCAATGATTATGTGGTTCCCAATGAAGCACTGACTAACGGAGATATTGATGCCAATGCCTTCCAGCATATTCCTTACTTAACGGAACAATCCAAACAGAGAGGCTACAACCTTGTACCGGTAGGAAATACATTTGTATATCCGATTGTGGCTTATTCAAAAAAGATTAAAAATATCAGTGAACTGCAGGACGGCAGTACGATTGTTATTCCAAATGATCCTACCAACGGAGGACGTTCTTTGCTTCTGTTGCAGAAAAACGGATTGTTGAAATTAAAAGCAGGAGTCGGACTTCTTCCAAAAGTAACTGATATTACAGAAAATCCGAAACAGCTGAAAATTATGGAAATTGAAGGCGCACAGATTCCAAGGGTTCTGGATGACAGAGATGTTGTGGTAGGGGTAATCAATAATAATTTTGCGGCTCAGGCAGGTTTAGATCAGGAAAAACAAGGAGTTCTTGTTGAAGATAAAGATTCACCTTATGTAAATGTGGTTGTAGCGAGACCTGATAATAAAAACAGCCAGAAAGTAAAAAACTTTGTGAAAGCCTATGAGTCTCCTGAAGTGGAAAAGAAAGCTAAGGAAATTTTCAAAGGTGGTGCTGTGAAAGGATGGGATTGA
- a CDS encoding glycoside hydrolase family 3 C-terminal domain-containing protein, which yields MAQTNNSIPVYLDESKPVEQRIQDALSRMTLEEKVAMLHAQSKFSSPGVPRLGIPEFWTTDGPHGVRPEVMWDEWDQAGWTNDSIIAYPALTALSATWNKKMAWNYGKALGEEARYRKKDILLGPGVNIYRTPLNGRNFEYMGEDPYLTSKMVVPYIKGVQSNGVATSVKHFALNNQEMFRHTSNVNVDDRALYEIYLPAFKAAVTEGDSWTIMGAYDMYKGQYASQNQYLLNDILKKEWNYKGVVVSDWGAVNNTEQAIHNGLDLEFGSWTNGLSAGTKNAYDNYYLAKPYLDLIKAGKVGTKELDDKVTRLLRLAYKTTMNRNKPFGNIASEAHKAVAKEIGEEGIVLLKNQGNVLPVDLNKAKKIAVIGENAIKIMTVGGGSSSLKVKYETLPLDGIKTRFGKQADVQYARGYVGDIGGEYNGVKSGQDLKDTRSEAELLNEAVELAKKSDYVIFVGGLNKADFQDSEGNDRKSYGLPYNQDQIISALAKANKNLAVVLVSGNAVAMPWIKEVPTVVQAWYLGSEAGNSIAAILAGDANPSGKLPFTFPVKLEDNSAHQLGEYPGQKDELAAGKGKDQKNPINITYNESIFVGYRWHDTKNIKPLFSFGHGLSYTTFEFGKAKADQTTISQDGKITFTVTVKNTGKKAGAEVAQLYISDLKSSVPRPAKELKGFEKVYLNPGEQKEVTFTIDKTALSYFDPQKHDWVAEPGDFEALIGNSSDAIKTKVKFTLK from the coding sequence ATGGCTCAGACCAATAACTCAATTCCCGTTTATTTAGATGAATCCAAACCTGTAGAACAGCGTATTCAGGATGCATTATCAAGAATGACGCTGGAAGAAAAAGTGGCTATGCTTCATGCACAGTCAAAATTCAGCTCACCGGGTGTTCCAAGATTAGGAATTCCTGAATTCTGGACTACGGATGGCCCACATGGAGTTCGTCCTGAAGTGATGTGGGATGAATGGGACCAGGCCGGATGGACCAATGACTCCATTATCGCCTACCCTGCCCTGACTGCTTTATCCGCAACATGGAATAAAAAAATGGCATGGAACTACGGGAAAGCGCTGGGTGAAGAAGCACGATACAGAAAGAAAGATATTCTTCTCGGCCCCGGAGTCAATATTTACAGAACTCCGCTGAACGGAAGAAATTTCGAATATATGGGGGAAGATCCTTATCTGACTTCAAAGATGGTGGTTCCTTATATCAAAGGGGTACAGTCTAATGGTGTGGCAACTTCTGTAAAACATTTTGCCCTGAACAACCAGGAAATGTTCCGTCATACCAGTAATGTGAATGTGGATGACAGAGCGCTCTATGAGATTTACCTTCCTGCATTCAAAGCTGCTGTAACAGAGGGAGATTCATGGACGATCATGGGAGCTTATGATATGTACAAAGGCCAGTATGCCAGCCAGAATCAATATCTTTTAAATGATATTTTAAAGAAAGAATGGAATTACAAGGGCGTTGTGGTATCTGACTGGGGTGCTGTAAACAATACGGAACAGGCTATTCATAATGGTCTTGACCTTGAATTCGGATCATGGACAAACGGGCTTTCTGCAGGAACGAAAAATGCCTATGACAATTATTATCTGGCAAAGCCCTATCTTGATTTAATTAAAGCAGGAAAAGTTGGCACAAAAGAGCTTGATGATAAGGTAACGAGATTACTACGTCTTGCCTATAAAACTACCATGAACCGTAATAAACCATTCGGAAATATTGCTTCCGAAGCGCATAAAGCGGTTGCCAAAGAAATTGGTGAAGAAGGAATCGTTTTATTAAAAAATCAGGGAAATGTTCTTCCTGTTGATCTTAATAAGGCTAAAAAGATCGCAGTTATCGGAGAAAATGCCATTAAAATAATGACTGTTGGTGGTGGTTCCTCTTCATTAAAAGTAAAATATGAGACGCTGCCTTTGGACGGAATCAAAACCAGATTTGGAAAGCAGGCTGATGTACAGTATGCCAGAGGGTATGTAGGTGATATCGGAGGAGAATATAATGGGGTAAAATCCGGACAGGATTTAAAAGATACCCGTTCTGAAGCAGAGTTACTGAATGAAGCTGTAGAACTGGCCAAAAAATCAGATTATGTGATTTTTGTAGGCGGCCTTAATAAGGCAGATTTCCAGGACAGTGAAGGAAATGACAGAAAAAGCTATGGGTTGCCTTACAACCAGGATCAGATCATCTCTGCTCTGGCAAAAGCCAATAAAAATCTTGCTGTAGTTTTGGTATCAGGAAATGCGGTGGCCATGCCATGGATTAAAGAAGTTCCTACTGTTGTACAGGCGTGGTATCTGGGTTCTGAGGCTGGAAATTCTATTGCAGCAATCTTAGCCGGAGATGCCAATCCGTCAGGAAAACTTCCGTTTACCTTCCCTGTAAAACTTGAAGACAATTCAGCACATCAGCTTGGAGAATATCCGGGTCAAAAGGATGAATTGGCAGCAGGAAAAGGTAAAGACCAGAAAAATCCTATCAACATCACTTACAATGAAAGCATTTTTGTAGGTTACCGCTGGCATGACACTAAAAATATAAAACCTCTGTTCAGCTTCGGGCATGGTTTGAGCTATACCACTTTTGAATTCGGGAAAGCAAAAGCAGATCAGACCACAATATCACAGGATGGTAAAATTACCTTTACTGTAACAGTTAAAAATACGGGTAAAAAAGCAGGTGCTGAAGTTGCCCAGCTTTACATCAGTGATTTAAAATCATCTGTTCCGCGTCCGGCAAAAGAACTGAAAGGCTTTGAAAAAGTATATCTGAATCCGGGAGAGCAAAAAGAAGTTACTTTCACGATTGATAAAACGGCTTTAAGTTATTTTGATCCTCAAAAACACGATTGGGTTGCTGAGCCGGGAGACTTTGAAGCACTGATTGGAAATTCTTCCGATGCGATTAAAACGAAAGTAAAATTTACCCTTAAATAA
- a CDS encoding outer membrane beta-barrel protein has protein sequence MKIILFPIAVLTGSLAMAQQAQTPAANDTVKGNAKEIEAVTLVARKPTVESKVDRTVFNVANSAILAGNTTWDVLRMTPLISIDNNDEVKAEGQLVTVYINDRKSVFTGKELKEYLKTIPADNLMKIEVITSPSSRYETSGSVINIVLKKRDDEGVKGSISLNNRQSTKNSQYTNFNLNYHKKKFTQTFIGSYNSGNYVQKTQTWDNRYEGNKLTQFNLENLMRNESPSLSSTSEFEINEKNNFGLVLEYSQNRNLVSAESDGMTSKDGDPGESFHQSQNNWGFSRNLGTNAFYKYYDKEKNRILDINLGTNYSSDNSDNLIDKQIDKQGVIKDQQLGVVSSNQMRNYYLKVDYTQPFGKTGGTMEVGGKTELNNHVIPNTLYGFSINDPASEFFNLSKNDRFHYEDHLSSLYANYSKTFFKKLETRIGIRYEYIDYKIRQDVAGTERKDSYGTFLPNLLLKYSFSEKFDLSLTYNRSIWRPWYSEFNPFLVPEINGTYSRGNLYLNPNPNDRLYLKFGILKKYFISARYMHTNQDYWTTYVTENGRTVSLPGNFDGKVEKYYLFANTNQNFLKNKLNVNAGFGWYYINNKDFNEKNKLGAKDYISYWGASANISYTNLFNKNINVSAWMELANQNNGNSYANNTNVFHNISVTKIFPKTQMELSMQLMNIFKRPYGDNTTYSPDGTFREYSKWDWYGVSLTFVKRFGNQKVKENTKTDVEKNDGGGK, from the coding sequence ATGAAAATAATCTTATTTCCAATAGCAGTATTAACAGGTTCATTAGCAATGGCCCAGCAGGCTCAGACACCGGCTGCAAATGATACTGTAAAAGGAAATGCAAAAGAAATAGAAGCTGTTACTCTGGTTGCCAGAAAGCCGACAGTAGAATCTAAAGTAGACAGAACTGTATTTAATGTAGCTAATAGTGCAATTCTGGCAGGAAATACAACTTGGGATGTTCTTAGAATGACTCCTTTGATAAGCATTGATAATAATGATGAGGTAAAAGCGGAGGGACAACTGGTTACGGTTTACATTAATGACAGGAAATCTGTTTTTACAGGAAAAGAATTAAAGGAATATCTTAAAACCATTCCGGCTGATAATCTTATGAAAATTGAAGTGATTACCAGCCCTTCTTCCCGTTATGAAACTTCCGGATCCGTTATCAATATTGTTCTTAAAAAAAGGGATGATGAAGGAGTGAAAGGAAGCATCTCCCTGAACAACAGACAAAGTACCAAAAATTCACAATACACGAATTTCAACCTGAACTATCATAAGAAAAAGTTTACACAAACCTTCATAGGAAGTTACAATAGCGGAAATTATGTACAGAAAACCCAGACCTGGGATAACCGGTATGAAGGAAATAAGCTTACCCAGTTCAATCTTGAAAATCTCATGCGAAATGAAAGCCCGTCTCTTTCTTCCACTTCAGAGTTTGAAATCAATGAAAAGAATAACTTCGGTCTTGTCCTGGAATATTCACAAAATCGGAATTTAGTTTCAGCAGAATCGGATGGGATGACTTCAAAAGATGGAGATCCCGGGGAATCTTTCCACCAGAGTCAAAACAACTGGGGATTCAGCCGTAATCTGGGGACTAATGCTTTCTATAAATATTATGACAAAGAGAAGAACAGAATTTTAGATATTAATTTAGGAACCAATTATTCCAGTGATAACAGTGATAATTTAATTGATAAGCAAATTGATAAACAGGGTGTGATAAAAGATCAGCAGCTGGGAGTGGTCAGTTCAAATCAGATGCGTAATTATTATCTGAAAGTTGATTATACACAGCCTTTTGGTAAAACAGGAGGAACAATGGAAGTGGGAGGTAAAACGGAACTCAACAACCATGTCATTCCCAATACGCTCTATGGTTTCAGTATCAATGATCCGGCATCAGAATTTTTTAATCTGTCCAAAAATGACAGGTTCCATTATGAAGATCATCTGAGCTCTTTGTATGCTAACTACAGTAAGACATTTTTCAAAAAACTGGAAACCAGGATTGGAATCCGTTATGAATATATTGATTACAAAATACGACAGGATGTAGCTGGTACAGAAAGAAAAGATTCTTATGGTACCTTTTTACCTAACCTGTTGCTGAAATATAGTTTTTCAGAGAAATTTGACCTGAGCCTTACCTATAACCGAAGCATCTGGAGACCGTGGTATTCCGAGTTTAATCCCTTTCTGGTGCCTGAAATTAACGGAACTTATTCCAGAGGAAATCTTTATCTGAATCCGAATCCTAATGACCGGCTTTATCTGAAATTCGGAATTTTGAAAAAGTATTTTATTTCCGCAAGGTATATGCATACCAATCAGGATTACTGGACAACTTATGTGACAGAAAACGGCAGAACGGTTTCATTACCCGGAAACTTTGACGGAAAGGTTGAAAAATATTATCTTTTTGCCAATACCAATCAGAATTTCCTGAAAAATAAGCTGAACGTAAATGCCGGGTTTGGATGGTACTATATCAATAACAAAGATTTCAATGAAAAAAATAAGTTGGGAGCTAAGGATTATATCAGCTATTGGGGGGCTTCTGCTAATATCTCCTATACTAATCTGTTCAATAAAAATATTAATGTAAGCGCCTGGATGGAGCTTGCCAATCAGAATAACGGAAATTCTTACGCAAACAACACCAATGTTTTCCATAATATTTCAGTCACCAAAATATTTCCGAAAACACAGATGGAACTTAGCATGCAGCTGATGAATATCTTTAAAAGACCTTATGGAGATAACACAACCTATAGTCCTGACGGAACCTTCAGAGAGTATTCAAAATGGGACTGGTACGGTGTTTCGCTTACTTTTGTAAAACGTTTCGGGAACCAGAAGGTAAAAGAAAATACCAAAACAGATGTTGAGAAAAACGATGGTGGCGGAAAATAA
- a CDS encoding DUF2652 domain-containing protein — protein MKTNIQEGIILIPDFSGFTEFVFNTKLYTGEYIVRQLLSTLIDVNDQYFEISEIEGDAILFYRYDKNPSYHSISRMLWKMRAAFNRKIEELSKSLSITIDLALKFIVHYGSFSQYNIGSFRKLYGKTIVEAHQLLKNGVAEQPSYALFSNSFLENSKNQESDFNKDPFRLPEVGVIHYFENLN, from the coding sequence ATGAAGACAAATATACAAGAGGGGATCATTCTTATTCCGGATTTCAGCGGATTTACAGAATTTGTGTTCAATACAAAATTGTATACAGGCGAGTATATTGTACGCCAGTTATTGTCTACACTGATTGATGTCAATGATCAGTACTTTGAAATTTCCGAGATTGAAGGAGATGCCATTTTATTTTACCGTTATGATAAAAATCCGTCTTATCACAGTATTTCAAGAATGCTGTGGAAGATGAGAGCTGCCTTTAACAGGAAAATTGAGGAGCTGAGTAAAAGTTTAAGTATTACCATTGACCTCGCTCTTAAATTTATTGTTCATTATGGATCTTTTTCACAATATAATATCGGAAGCTTCAGAAAACTATATGGAAAAACAATTGTTGAAGCTCATCAGCTTTTAAAAAATGGAGTGGCAGAGCAGCCTTCTTATGCGCTTTTCAGTAATTCCTTTCTGGAAAACAGTAAGAATCAGGAATCTGATTTTAATAAGGATCCGTTCCGGCTGCCTGAAGTAGGGGTAATCCATTATTTTGAAAATTTAAACTAG
- a CDS encoding metallophosphoesterase, translating to MHYICLILYIRKIQVISDLHREFGSTELCFDHSDIVVLAGDVNLGTKGIEWIKDAIPNKPVIYILGNHEYYKGSYPKTLNKIRESAQGSNVHVLENSFVDIDGIRFHGATLWTDFSIFGNPVEYGMICQSKMNDYKMIRRDPSYSKIRTLDIFKIHQFSRQWLIESLENSKGEKNIVVTHHAPSIKSVPEHYKEDPVTSAYVSDLEDLIKKYHPLYWIHGHIHTPCRYKIDETEVVCNPHGYIDEKYNGYEKELIIVV from the coding sequence ATTCATTATATTTGTCTCATACTATACATCAGGAAAATACAGGTTATCAGCGATCTTCACAGGGAATTTGGAAGTACGGAATTATGTTTTGATCATTCGGATATTGTTGTGCTGGCAGGAGATGTGAATCTCGGAACCAAAGGAATCGAATGGATTAAAGATGCAATTCCCAACAAACCTGTCATCTATATTTTGGGTAATCATGAATACTATAAAGGTTCATATCCGAAAACACTTAATAAAATAAGAGAATCAGCTCAGGGCTCCAATGTTCATGTGCTTGAAAATTCATTTGTAGATATTGACGGAATTCGTTTTCACGGGGCAACCTTATGGACAGATTTTTCAATCTTTGGGAATCCTGTTGAGTACGGAATGATCTGTCAGTCTAAAATGAATGATTATAAAATGATCAGGAGAGATCCATCCTATTCGAAGATCAGAACACTGGATATCTTTAAAATTCATCAGTTTTCAAGGCAATGGCTGATAGAAAGTCTTGAAAATTCAAAAGGAGAAAAAAATATAGTTGTTACTCATCATGCTCCCAGTATCAAATCGGTTCCTGAACATTACAAAGAAGATCCGGTTACATCAGCTTATGTCTCCGATCTGGAAGATTTAATCAAAAAATATCATCCTTTGTACTGGATTCATGGACATATTCATACTCCATGCAGGTATAAGATTGATGAGACTGAAGTAGTTTGCAATCCACATGGCTATATCGATGAGAAATACAACGGCTATGAAAAGGAATTGATTATTGTTGTTTAA
- a CDS encoding MFS transporter: MGTKKNIILILASVGTFVEALDIAIINLTIPSIQQQFQIGAETVQWLQTLYVLFFGGFLIIGGKLSDQIGRKKMFLLGALIFMLTSLGAGLSQNFEVLAVFRALQGLGAALVMPSALSIVTNTFREEQERNRAIGIFSSFAAIGSGSGLSVGGIISTYLSWHWVFLINVPILLITLVLSYYYLPADEKNETAQKTDMVSGILMVLGLLSLTYGTHELIHIKEQPFLVTGALVVALMLLTVVYYRLKSVAEPLVDLKLFKHRSLVVSNAAFFTLGAFFIGFLFLISLMLQKDMGYSAASAGLMLVPFSIISALTAKFILPHVSKRLGSSQMGVLGWLFMLMGGLLLLISVYTGHPLALVLFGAACISGVGMTFCFTALSVMGIQDVEPSHYGLASSLSSTSYFLGAGIGLSFMTLMGQIFPSEFSVGSLNLIILIGYALLALGMLFYFILKSLKIKQAEVAVS; encoded by the coding sequence ATGGGTACAAAGAAGAATATTATATTAATTTTAGCATCGGTAGGAACATTTGTGGAGGCTTTGGATATTGCCATTATTAATTTAACTATTCCTTCTATTCAACAGCAGTTTCAAATTGGAGCCGAGACTGTACAATGGCTTCAGACATTGTATGTATTGTTCTTCGGAGGCTTCCTGATCATCGGAGGAAAACTTTCAGACCAGATCGGAAGAAAAAAAATGTTTTTACTCGGGGCTTTGATTTTCATGCTTACTTCATTAGGGGCAGGATTGTCGCAAAATTTTGAAGTACTGGCTGTTTTCCGTGCTTTGCAGGGGCTTGGAGCTGCTTTAGTAATGCCATCAGCATTATCTATCGTGACCAATACCTTCAGGGAAGAGCAGGAAAGAAACCGGGCGATCGGGATCTTCAGTTCATTTGCTGCCATCGGTTCCGGCAGTGGTCTTTCGGTAGGAGGAATTATCAGTACTTACCTGAGCTGGCACTGGGTTTTCCTCATAAACGTTCCTATCCTTTTAATTACACTGGTATTATCATACTATTATCTTCCGGCAGATGAAAAAAATGAAACAGCTCAGAAAACAGATATGGTGTCCGGAATATTGATGGTGCTGGGTCTTTTAAGCCTGACCTATGGAACACACGAATTGATTCACATTAAAGAACAGCCTTTTCTGGTAACAGGCGCTTTGGTTGTAGCGTTAATGCTTCTTACTGTGGTATATTACCGATTGAAGTCTGTGGCTGAACCTTTAGTTGATTTGAAATTATTTAAACACAGATCTTTGGTCGTTTCCAATGCTGCATTCTTTACCCTGGGAGCATTTTTTATCGGATTTTTATTCCTTATTTCACTGATGCTTCAGAAAGATATGGGATACAGTGCTGCTTCAGCGGGATTAATGCTTGTTCCGTTCAGTATCATTTCCGCTTTAACGGCAAAATTTATTCTGCCTCATGTCTCAAAACGTCTGGGCTCGTCCCAAATGGGTGTTCTAGGATGGTTGTTTATGCTGATGGGAGGCCTGTTATTGCTGATCTCTGTTTACACCGGACATCCGCTTGCACTTGTTTTATTCGGGGCCGCTTGTATTTCCGGGGTTGGAATGACGTTCTGCTTTACCGCGCTTTCCGTAATGGGAATCCAGGATGTTGAACCTTCTCATTACGGACTGGCATCAAGTCTGAGCTCTACAAGTTACTTTCTGGGTGCGGGGATAGGGTTATCATTCATGACTTTGATGGGCCAGATTTTTCCATCGGAATTTTCAGTGGGAAGCCTTAACCTGATAATATTGATTGGTTATGCTCTTTTAGCGCTCGGGATGCTATTTTACTTTATTTTGAAAAGTTTAAAAATAAAGCAGGCAGAAGTAGCTGTTTCATAA